The genomic stretch TGAGGGTAACCGCGATCAAGAAGGGACGTGCCGCCGATGATTTCTCACCTGAAGACAGCAAACGCACTGGCTTTACGGGAGAACTTTTTGCATGCACGCCACCATCACGCTTTCCGGCCTGTCCTTCACCACTGCTGACGGCCATTCTCTTTTCAACGATATCGATGCCGTTTTCGGTCCGGGCATTGCCGGTCTTGTCGGACGTAACGGCGCGGGCAAGACGACGCTGCTGAAAATCATGGCGGGTCGGGTGACGCCCACTTCCGGAACTGTTTGTCTTGCCGGCAGTCTCGCCATGCTCGATCAGACGGTCCGCGCCTCGGAGGGCGCGACGCTTGCCGATTGTTTCGGGATCGGCGGGATGCTGCGCATGGTTGAGGCGGCGGCGGCGGGAAGGGCAACCGCCGAGCAGCTCGCGACGGTCGACTGGTTGGCGGAGGAGAGGGCTGAGGCGGCGCTCTCCCGGTTCGCGCTCGATTATCCGCTGACGACCCCGCTTTCCTGTCTTTCCGGCGGCGAGCTGACGCGGGCGCGACTGGCCGCGCTCACCTATGACGATCCGGACTTCATCCTGCTTGACGAGCCGACCAACAATCTCGACTCCGCCGGCCGCGAGCAGTTGCTGGCGTTTCTTTCGGGCTGGCGCTGCGGCGCGCTCGTCGTCAGCCATGACCGGGCCTTGCTGGAGGCCATGCCGGAGATCGTGGAACTGACCGGCCGCGGCATCACGCGGTATGGCGGCAACTACGGCTTTTATGAAGAGGTGAAAGCGGCCGAGATCGAGAACCGCGAAAGGCGACTGGGCGAGGCGACCCGTGAGGTGCGGCAGGTTTCCGCCGCCGCGCGCCGGCGGGCGGAGCGCAAGGCGCGCACGGACGCGAAGGGGCTTAAGGCGCGCAAGCGCAAGGACATGCCGAAAATGCTGCTCGACGGCATGAAGGCGCAGGCCGAGGCGACGGCGGCCCGGCAAAACGCGCTCCACGACCGGCAGGCCGAAAAGGCGGCGGAGGCGCTCGACGAGGCGAAGGCGCGCCTCGAGGTGGTTTCGCCGTTCGCGATCACCCTTCCGCCCTCGGGGCTTGCCGCCGGGCGGCGGGTGCTGAAGGCGGATCGCCTTGCCGGAGGCTATGACGCCCAAGCGCCGCTCTTCCGAGACCTCTCCTTCGAGATGACCGGGCCCGAGCGCGTGGCGATCGAAGGGCGGAACGGCGCCGGGAAATCGACTCTGGTAAAGACGCTTTCGGGCGGGCTACGACCGCTAGGCGGAACGGCGGAGATCTGCGTGCCCTTTGCGCTCTTCGACCAGGCGGTGTCCCTGCTCGATCGCGGGGCGAGCGTGCGCGACAATTTCAGGCGCCTCAACCCGCATGACGGCGAGAATGCCTGCCGGGCGGCGCTTGCGCGGTTCCGGTTCCGCGCTGGCGAGGCGCTGAAACGGGTTGCCGATCTGAGCGGCGGCGAATTGCTGAGGGCGGGGCTCGCCGTCGCGATTGGCGGAAGCCGGCCGGCGCAACTCCTGATCCTCGACGAGCCGACCAACCATCTCGACCTTGAAAGCCTGGCGACGCTGGAGGCGGGCCTCAACGCCTATGACGGCGCGCTCCTCGTCATCAGCCACGACCGCGTGTTTCTGGAGAGAATCGGCGTTGCGACGCGGATCGTACTTTCCGGCGACGGCGCGGCCCGGCGACAGAATATTGCGTCGGACGTGCCTTGAGAGCCGTCAATATTGCCCGATGCGGCATGACTGCCCGCAAAGGAGGCGATTGAGGCCCCAAGATTCCAGAATTTCGGGGCGTTGGACTTGACGACATGAACCGAAGTGAGTATGTCGGCGCCAACAGAACCCATGTGAGGCATGGCCGTTCGGGAAGCCAAATGTCCCGGAGTTCACCTCAGACTAGGTTCTCATACAGCACGTTGAAGATCAAATGCTGCACGCATGACGCGGCAAGGCGCCTGTGTCCTCTGCTTTAAGGTCCATCTGCCGGGAAGGCGGGTCGGGCCGTGCTTGTGCGCATATAGACGCTGAAAGTGCTTCTGTTCGCCGGTGACGGCATTGAAATGCCCCATAAGGGCGACGAGACACGAAATTCTAAAGGGATGGGTATATGCCTACCGTAAACCAACTGATCCGCAAGCCGCGTCAGCCCCAGGTCAAGCGGAACAAGGTTCCGGCGCTGGAACAGAACCCGCAGAAGCGCGGCGTCTGCACCCGCGTCTACACCACGACGCCGAAGAAGCCGAACTCGGCTCTTCGTAAGGTTGCCAAGATCCGCCTGACCAATGGCTTCGAAGTCATCGGCTACATTCCGGGCGAAGGCCACAATCTGCAGGAACACTCCGTCGTCATGATCCGCGGCGGCCGCGTGAAGGACTTGCCGGGTGTGCGTTACCACATCATCCGCGGCGTTCTCGATACGCAGGGCGTCAAGAACCGTAAGCAGCGCCGTTCGAAATACGGTGCGAAGCGTCCGAAGTAATTCGGTTTTCATTTTTCTGGCGCTGCGCGAGGTTCTCCGCGTCTTAAGCGCCGCAACTGTTGAGAGACAAAAAGCATGTCACGACGCCACAGTGCAGAAAAGCGTGAGATCAACCCGGATCCCAAATTTGGCGATCTGGTGATCAGCAAGTTCATGAATGCCATCATGCTGCATGGCAAGAAGTCGGTTGCCGAGACGATCGTCTACGGCGCGCTCGACGCCGTTGAAGCTAAGATGAAGCAGGACCCGATCGAGGTCTTTCATCAGGCGCTCGAAAACGTCGCGCCGCACGTTGAAGTCCGCTCGCGCCGCGTTGGCGGTGCGACCTACCAGGTTCCGGTCGACGTCCGTCCCGAGCGCCGTCAGGCTCTCGCCATCCGCTGGCTGATCGCAGCCGCGCGCAAGCGCAACGAGACCACCATGATCGAGCGCCTGTCCGGCGAGCTCATGGATGCTGCGAACAACCGGGGTTCTGCCGTCAAGAAGCGTGAAGACACGCACAAGATGGCCGACGCCAACCGCGCATTCTCCCATTACCGCTGGTAATTCAGATACGAGGGAAGGCCTAACATCATGGCTCGCGAATATAAAATCGAAGATTACCGTAATTTCGGTATCATGGCGCACATCGACGCTGGCAAGACCACGACGACCGAGCGCATCCTCTTCTACACCGGCAAGTCCCACAAGATCGGTGAAGTTCACGACGGCGCGGCCACGATGGACTGGATGGAGCAGGAGCAGGAGCGTGGCATCACGATCACCTCCGCTGCCACCACCACCTTCTGGCAGGGCCGCGACGGCAAGAAGCGCCGCTTCAACATCATCGACACCCCCGGACACGTCGACTTCACCATTGAAGTCGAGCGTTCGCTGCGCGTGCTCGACGGTGCGGTCGCCCTTCTCGACGCCAATGCCGGCGTCGAGCCGCAGACGGAAACCGTCTGGCGCCAGGCCGACAAGTACAACGTTCCGCGCATGATCTTCTGCAACAAGATGGACAAGATCGGCGCCGACTTCTATCGCTCGGTCGAGATGGTCAAGTCCCGTCTCGGCGCGACCCCGGTTGTCATTCAGCTCCCGATCGGCGCCGAAAACGACTTTGCCGGCGTGATCGACCTGATCGAGATGAAGGCGCTTGTCTGGGACGGCGAACACCTCGGCGCGCAGTGGGATATCACGGATATTCCGGCTGACATGAAGGACAAGGCCGAAGAATGGCGCGAAGCGATGATCGAGGCGGTCGTCGAGATCGACGAAGCCGCCATGGAAGCCTATCTCGAAGGCGAAATGCCGGACAATGACACGATCCGCAAGCTCCTCCGCAAGGGCACGATCGGCGTTCAGTTCTTCCCGATGCTGTGCGGCTCGGCTTTCAAGAACAAGGGCGTCCAGCCGCTTCTCGACGCCGTCGTCGACTTCCTGCCGTCGCCGATCGACATCGAGTCGATCAAGGGTATCGACGTCAAGACCGAAGCCGATATCGAGCGCCACGCTGATGACAACGAACCGCTTTCGATGCTGGCGTTCAAGATCATGAACGACCCCTTCGTCGGTTCGCTGACCTTCTGCCGCGTCTATTCGGGCAAGCTCGAAAAGGGTTCGGGCGTTCTGAACACGGTCAAGGAAAAGCGCGAGCGCGTCGGCCGCATGCTGCAGATGCATTCGAACTCGCGTTCGGACATCGAGGAAGCCTATGCCGGTGACATCGTAGCGCTTGCCGGGCTGAAGGAAACCACCACCGGTGACACGCTCTGCGACCCGCTGCACCCGGTCATCCTGGAACGGATGGAATTCCCCGAGCCGGTTATCCGGATCGCGATCGAGCCGAAGACCAAGGCCGACCAGGAGAAGATGGGCATCGCGCTCAACCGTCTCGCTGCCGAAGACCCGTCCTTCCGCGTTTTCTCCGACGAGGAGAGCGGTCAGACGATCATCGCCGGCATGGGCGAGCTTCACCTCGACATTCTCGTCGACCGCATGAAGCGCGAGTTCAAGGTCGAGGCCAATGTCGGCGCGCCGCAGGTTGCCTACCGCGAAACCATCACGCAGGCCCACGAAGAAGACTACACCCACAAGAAGCAGTCGGGTGGTTCGGGTCAGTTCGCCCGCGTCAAGATCATCTTCGAACCCAATCCCGATGGCGAGGATTTCGTTTTCGAATCCAAGATCGTCGGCGGCTCGGTTCCGAAGGAATACATCCCCGGTGTCCAGAAGGGTATCGAAAGCGTTCTGTCGTCGGGTCCGCTCGCCGGCTTCCCGATGCTCGGCATCAAGGCCACCCTCGTTGACGGCGCCTATCACGATGTCGACTCCTCGGTTCTCGCCTTCGAAATCGCTGCCCGCGCATGTTTCCGTGAAGCTGCCCGCAAGGCCGGCGCCCAGCTCCTCGAGCCGATCATGAGCGTCGAGGTGGTGACCCCGGAAGATTACGTTGGCGACGTCATCGGCGACCTGAACTCCCGTCGCGGCCAGATCCAGGGCCAGGAGCCGCGCGGCAACGCGACGGTGATCGAGGCGGAAGTGCCGCTCGCGAACATGTTCAAGTATGTCGATACGCTGCGTTCCATGTCTCAGGGCCGCGCGCAGTATACGATGACCTTCGATCACAACGCGCCGGTCCCGTCGAACGTCGCGCAGGAAATTCAGGCGAAGTATTCCGGTTCGAAGTAACCGGCCGAAACGCATAATCGAATTCACCCCTCTGGGGTCTGAAAGGAATAGGAGCCTAAAATGGCAAAGGCAAAGTTTGAGCGGAGCAAACCGCACGTCAACATCGGCACGATCGGTCACGTTGACCACGGCAAGACGACACTGACGGCTGCGATCACGAAGTTCTTCGGTGACTTCCGTGCGTATGACCAGATCGACGCGGCGCCGGAAGAAAAGGCACGCGGCATCACGATTTCGACGGCGCACGTCGAATACGAGACCGAGAAGCGCCACTACGCCCACGTCGACTGCCCCGGCCACGCCGACTATGTGAAGAACATGATCACCGGCGCGGCGCAGATGGACGGCGCGATCCTGGTGTGCTCGGCCGCCGACGGCCCGATGCCGCAGACCCGCGAGCACATCCTGCTTGCCCGTCAGGTTGGCGTTCCGGGGATCGTGGTTTTCCTCAACAAGGTTGACCAGGTTGACGACGAGGAGCTTCTCGAGCTCGTCGAGATGGAAGTGCGTGAGCTGCTGGACTCCTACGAGTTCCCCGGCGACGAAATCCCGATCATCAAGGGCTCGGCTCTTGCCGCTCTGGAAGACAGCAACAAGGAAATCGGCGAAGACGCGATCCGCGCGCTGATGGCCGCTGTCGACGACTACATCCCGACGCCCGAGCGTCCGGTTGACCAGCCCTTCCTGATGCCGATCGAGGACGTGTTCTCGATTTCCGGCCGCGGCACGGTCGTGACCGGTCGCGTCGAGCGCGGCATTGTCAAGGTTGGCGAGGAAGTCGAGATCGTCGGCATCAAGCCGACGCAGAAGACGACGGTGACCGGCGTTGAAATGTTCCGCAAGCTGCTCGACCAGGGCCAGGCCGGCGACAACATCGGCGCTCTGATCCGCGGCATCAACCGCGACCAGGTCGAGCGTGGCCAGATTCTCTGCAAGCCGGGTTCGGTGACGCCGCACACGAAGTTCAAGGCAGAAGCCTACATCCTGACGAAGGATGAGGGCGGCCGCCACACGCCGTTCTTCACCAACTACCGTCCGCAGTTCTACTTCCGCACGACGGACGTGACGGGCGTCGTCACGCTTCCGGAAGGCACGGAAATGGTGATGCCGGGCGACAACGTCACGGTTGACGTCGAACTGATCGTGCCGATCGCGATGGAAGAAAAGCTGCGCTTCGCCATCCGCGAAGGCGGCCGCACCGTCGGCGCCGGCATCGTGGCATCGATCGTCGAGTAATCGACGCGCGACAGGCACTTTGATTGCGAGGTAGGGACGGGGCAACCTGTCCCTACTTTTGAAGATTGAAGAGAGCGGTCGAAGTTCAACGAATGCGCCTGATCGATGACGAGAAGGCGGGAAGAAGAAGAAGACAAGGACGAGTCGCATGAACGGCCAGAATATCCGCATCCGCCTGAAGGCGTTTGATCACCGGATCCTTGATGCCTCCACGCGTGAGATCGTTTCCACGGCCAAGCGTACCGGCGCGAATGTGCGCGGTCCGGTTCCGCTGCCGACCCGGATCGAGAAGTTCACGGTCAACCGTGGTCCGCACATCGACAAGAAGAGCCGCGAGCAGTTTGAAATGCGCACCCACAAGCGCCTGCTCGACATTGTCGATCCGACCCCCCAGACGGTCGATGCTCTGATGAAGCTCGATCTGGCTGCCGGCGTCGACGTTGAAATCAAGCTCTGATTTTTCAGGGTAGGGATAATTAAACGGGACCAATCGCTGCGCGCGCTTTGATGCGATGCGCATGACGTCCCAAACGGAGACACGCCGGGACCGCAAGGGCCTGGCCGGAACTCTAAAAGGAACGAACCGATGCGTTCAGGTGTAATAGCACAGAAGGTGGGAATGACCCGCGTCTTCAATGACGCAGGAGAGCATATCCCGGTAACAGTTTTGCGAATGGACGGCTGCCAGGTCGTTGCAACGCGCACGAAAGACAAAAACGGCTATACGGCTGTTCAGCTCGGTGCGGGCCGTTCGAAGGTCAAGAACACGTCGAAGGCGCTGCGTGGCCATTTCGCCAAGGGCTCTGTCGAACCCAAGGCCAAGCTGGTCGAGTTCCGCGTTTCGGAAGACAACCTGCTCGAGATCGGCGCCGAACTGACGGCCGGCCATTTCGTGTCGGGTCAGCTCGTCGACGTGACCGGCACCACGATCGGTAAGGGTTTTGCCGGTGCGATGAAGCGCCACAACTTCGGCGGCCTGCGCGCCACCCACGGTGTCTCGATCTCGCACCGTTCGCATGGTTCGACCGGTTCCAACCAGGATCCGGGCAAGGTCTGGAAGGGCAAGAAGATGGCTGGTCACATGGGCCAGACCCGCGTCACCACCCAGAACCTCGAAGTCGTCCGCACCGATGAAGAGCGCGGTCTGATCCTCGTCAAGGGAGCCGTCCCCGGTTCCAAGGGCGCCTGGATCACGGTTCGCGACGCTGTGAAGTCCGGTGTGCCTGAAAATGCGCCGCGGCCTGCCGGCCTGCGCGCGGCTGAAACCAATGGAGCCGAGTAATGGATCTCACCGTCAAAACACTTGAGGGCAAGGACGCCGGCAAGGTCAGCCTGAAGGACGAGATCTTCGGCCTGGAACCGCGCGAAGACATCCTCGCCCGCATGGTTCGCTATCAGCTGGCCAAGAAGCGCCAGGGCAGCCACAAGGTCAAGGGTCGTTCGGAAGTCGCTCTGACCGGCGCCAAGATGTACAAGCAGAAGGGCACGGGCAATGCCCGCCACCACGCCAAGCGTGCGCCGCAGTTCCGCGGCGGTGGTCGCGCCCACGGCCCGGTTGTTCGCGACCATGCGCATGACCTGCCGAAGAAGCTTCGCGCGCTGGCCCTGAAGCATGCGCTTTCGGCCAAGGCCAAGGGCGAGAACATCATCATTGTCGATGACCTCGTCGCCAAGGAAGCCAAGACCAAGGCGCTTCTCGCCCAGTTCGCCGGCCTCGGCCTGGAAAACGCTCTGATCATCGGCGGGTCGGAAGTCGACGGCAATTTCAAGCTTGCCGCACGCAACATTCCGAATATCGATGTTCTGCCGGTTCAGGGCATCAATGTTTACGACATTCTGCGCCGCGGAAAGCTCGTGCTTTCCAGGTCCGCAGTCGAAGCTCTGGAGGAGCGGTTCAAATGAGCGATATCCGCCATTACGACGTGATCGTTTCGCCGGTCATCACCGAGAAGTCGACGCTGGTTTCGGACAATAACCAGGTTGTCTTCAACGTTGCCAAGAATGCGAGCAAGCCCGAGATCAAGGCCGCTGTCGAAGAGCTCTTCGGCGTCAAGGTCAAGTCCGTGAACACGCTCGTGCGCAAGGGCAAGATCAAGCGCTTCCGGAACTTCTCCGGCAAGCAGAAGGACGTCAAGAAGGCGATCGTCACGCTGGCCGAAGGTCAGTCCGTTGACGTGACGACCGGCGTTTGAAACAGACCCGGTAGGGTAAAGACCCAATAGGGAATGAGAAAATGGCATTGAAAACATTCAATCCGACAACGCCGAGCCAGCGCCAACTGGTAATCGTCGAGCGTTCGGAGCTTTACAAGGGCAAGCCCGTCAAGGCTTTGACGCAAGGCCTGTCTTCGAAGGGCGGTCGTAACAACTACGGCCGCGTGACGGCCCGCTTCCAGGGCGGCGGTCACAAGCGCACCTACCGCATGATCGACTTCAAGCGCCGCAAGTTCGGCGTTGAAGGCACGGTCGAGCGTCTGGAATACGACCCCAACAGGTCGGCTTTCATCGCGCTCATCAACTATGCGGACGGCGAGCTTGCCTATATCCTGGCACCGCAGCGTCTGGCCGTTGGCGACAAGGTGCTCGCCGCCGACAGCGCGATCGACGTGAAGCCCGGCAATGCGATGCCGCTGCAGAACATTCCGGTCGGCTCGATCGTCCATAACGTCGAGATGAAGCCCGGCAAGGGCGGCCAGATCGCGCGTTCGGCAGGCACCTATGTGCAGCTCGTCGGCCGCGACCAGGGCATGGCGATCCTGCGCCTGAACTCCGGTGAGCAGCGTCTCGTGCCTGGCTCTTGCCTTGCTTCGATCGGCGCTGTATCGAACCCCGATCATTCCAACACGAACGACGGCAAGGCCGGTCGTACGCGCTGGCGGGGCAAGCGTCCGCATGTTCGCGGCGTTGTCATGAACCCGATCGACCACCCGCACGGTGGTGGTGAAGGCCGCACTTCCGGCGGTCGTCACCCTGTTTCGCCCTGGGGCAAGCCCACCAAGGGCAAGCGCACCCGTTCGAACAAGTCGACCGACAAGTTCATCATGCGCTCGCGCCACCAGAAGAAGAAGTAAGAGAGGTAGTCTGAAATGGCTCGTTCAGTATGGAAGGGACCGTTTGTTGACGGCTATCTTCTCAAGAAAGCTGAGAAGGTGCGTGAAGGCGGTCGCCACGAAGTGATCAAGATCTGGAGCCGCCGTTCCACGATCATGCCGCAGTTCGTCGGCCTGACCTTCGGCGTCTACAATGGTTCCAAGCACATTCCGGTCTCCGTGTCGGAAGAGATGGTCGGCCACAAGTTCGGTGAGTTTGCACCGACGCGGACCTATTACGGTCACGGCGCCGACAAGAAGGCGAAGAGGAAGTAACAATGGGCAAGGCAAAAGCCGCACGCCGGCTTAAGGAAAACGAGGCGCAGGCCGTTACGCGCACGATCCGCGTCAGCCCGCAGAAGCTCAACCTCGTCGCCGCCATGATTCGCGGCAAGAAGGTTGACCGGGCCCTGGCCGATCTCGAATTCTCGCAGAAGCGGGTTTCCGAGACCGTCCGCAAGACGCTCGAATCGGCCATCGCCAATGCCGAAAACAACCACGACCTCGACGTTGACCAGCTCATCGTCGCGGAAGCCTATGTCGGCAAGTCGATTGTCGCCAAGCGCTTCATGGTCCGTGGCCGGGGCCGCGCTTCGCGCATCCTCAAGCCGTTTTCGCATCTGACGATCGTCGTCCGTGAAGTCGAAGAGGAGGCCGCATAATGGGTCAGAAAATCAATCCGATCGGTTTCCGCCTCGGCATCAACCGTACCTGGGACAGCCGCTGGTTCGCCGACAATCACGAATACGGCAAGCTGCTCCACGAAGACCTGAAGATCCGCAGCTTCATCCAGAAGGAACTGAAGCAGGCCGGCGTCTCCAAGGTCGTTATCGAGCGTCCGCACAAGAAGTGCCGCGTCACCATCCATTCGGCCCGTCCGGGCCTCATCATCGGCAAGAAGGGCGCGGACATCGAAAAGCTGCGCAGCAAGCTTGCGACGATGACCGAGTCGGAAATGCACCTCAACATCGTTGAAGTGCGCAAGCCGGAGACCGATGCCACGCTGGTCGCCCAGTCGATCGCGCAGCAGCTGGAACGGCGTATCGCCTTCCGCCGCGCCATGAAGCGCTCGGTTCAGTCGGCCATGCGTCTCGGCGCCGAAGGCATCCGCATAGTCTGCTCGGGCCGCCTCGGCGGCGCCGAGATCGCGCGGACCGAATGGTATCGCGAAGGCCGCGTTCCGCTTCACACGCTGCGCGCCGACATCGACTACGGCACGGCCGAAGCCGAAACCGCATACGGCATTTGCGGCATCAAGGTCTGGGTCTTCAAGGGCGAAATCCTTGAGCACGATCCGATGGCCTCCGAGCGTCGCGCGACCGAGGGCGACAACAAGGGTAACAGCGGCAACAATCGCCGCCGCGAAAACGCCTGATAAGGGCGATTTCCGCGAAGTTCGGAGATAGAAGAAAATGTTGCAGCCAAAGCGTACAAAGTACCGCAAGCAGTTCAAGGGCCGCATCCATGGCGCAGCCAAGGGCGGCAGCGATCTGGCTTTCGGTGAATATGGGCTTAAGGCGCAGGAACCCAACCGCGTCAACGCGCGCGAGATCGAGGCGGCCCGCCGCGCGATCACCCGTCACATGAAGCGTGCCGGCCGCGTGTGGATCCGTATCTTTCCCGACACGCCGGTCACCTCCAAGCCGACCGAAGTGCGTATGGGTAAGGGCAAGGGCGGCGTCGATTACTGGGCGGCCCGCGTCAAGCCCGGCCGGATCATGTTCGAAATCGATGGTGTGAGCGAAGACATTGCTCGTGAAGCCCTGCGCCTCGGCGCGGCCAAGCTTTCGGTCAAGACGCGCTTCATCCAGCGTATCGCAGAGTAAGGAGTGGTACCGATGAAAACTTCTGACGTACACGCCATGACCGAAGACCAGCTCAAGGACGAGCTCGCCAAGCTGAAGAAGGAGCAGTTCAACCTGCGCTTCCAGAAGGCGACCGGACAGCTGGAAAAAACGGCGCGCATCAAGGAAGTGCGCCGCGACATCGCGCGTGTGAAAACCATTGCTGCCCAGAAGGCGGCGGCCGCCAAGGCCTGAGAACTATAAAGGACCGACAAGAAAATGCCTAAACGCATCCTGCAAGGCGTTGTCGTCAGCGACAAGAACGATAAAACGGTCGTAGTCCGGGTTGAGCGTCGTTTCGCCCACCCGCTGATGCAGAAGACTGTACGCCGCTCGAAGAAGTACAAGGCGCATGACGCCGAAAACCAGTACAAGATCGGGGATACCGTATTCATCGAGGAATGCGCGCCGATCTCCAAGGACAAGCGCTGGACGGTGGTTTCCGCCCAGGCCTGACTTTTAAAATTGAACAGCTATTTCGCCGGGCCCCTTGCGCTTTGGCGAAATATCTGTATGTAGCACGGCATCGAGATGCGGGGGCGTCCGGCGACGGGCGGCCTTTTCCGTAAGGGCTTTCCCCTTCGAAAAGGGGCGTCGAGCCCCGAAAGACGCTACAAGAAGACGCTCTGGCTCTTGCACGCGGTGCAGGCCCCGAAAGAAATCCTTTTCGGGCCGCATGGTTTTGAAAGTGCTGGACAGGAAATTCGAGCGACCGCCGGGTCAGGTTTTGGCAGGGCGGGCGCTTTGATACGTGTCGATTAAGCTGGTCTAGGGGGCAGAGGTGCCCAACCGGTCCGGTAACAACAAGAAGGCGACCTGATATGATTCAGATGCAAACAAACCTCGACGTGGCGGATAATTCCGGCGCGCGTCGTGTCATGTGCATCAAGGTTCTGGGCGGCTCCAAGCGTAAATATGCCTCGATCGGCGACATCATCGTCGTATCGGTGAAAGAGGCTGTTCCGCGCGGACGCGTCAAGAAGGGCGATGTGATGAAGGCCGTTGTCGTTCGCACGGCAAAGGACATCCGCCGCGCTGACGGCTCCGTCATCCGCTTCGACAGCAATGCTGCCGTTCTGATCAACAACAACAAAGAGCCGATTGGTACGCGTATCTTCGGGCCGGTTCCGCGCGAGCTGCGTGGCAAGAGCCATATGAAGATCATCTCCCTGGCTCCGGAAGTTCTGTAAGGGAGCGCGGAACATGCAGAGAATCAAAAAGGGCGACAAGGTCGTCGTGATCGCCGGCAAGGACAAGGGCCGCACCGGTGAAGTTGTACAGGTTTTCCCGAAGGAAGACCGCGCCGTCGTTTCGGGCATCAATGTCGTGCGTCGCCACCAGCGGCAGACGCAGACCACCGAAGCC from Martelella sp. AD-3 encodes the following:
- the rpsQ gene encoding 30S ribosomal protein S17 produces the protein MPKRILQGVVVSDKNDKTVVVRVERRFAHPLMQKTVRRSKKYKAHDAENQYKIGDTVFIEECAPISKDKRWTVVSAQA
- the rplP gene encoding 50S ribosomal protein L16, which translates into the protein MLQPKRTKYRKQFKGRIHGAAKGGSDLAFGEYGLKAQEPNRVNAREIEAARRAITRHMKRAGRVWIRIFPDTPVTSKPTEVRMGKGKGGVDYWAARVKPGRIMFEIDGVSEDIAREALRLGAAKLSVKTRFIQRIAE
- the rplN gene encoding 50S ribosomal protein L14, with the translated sequence MIQMQTNLDVADNSGARRVMCIKVLGGSKRKYASIGDIIVVSVKEAVPRGRVKKGDVMKAVVVRTAKDIRRADGSVIRFDSNAAVLINNNKEPIGTRIFGPVPRELRGKSHMKIISLAPEVL
- the rpmC gene encoding 50S ribosomal protein L29 — encoded protein: MKTSDVHAMTEDQLKDELAKLKKEQFNLRFQKATGQLEKTARIKEVRRDIARVKTIAAQKAAAAKA
- the rplB gene encoding 50S ribosomal protein L2, translating into MALKTFNPTTPSQRQLVIVERSELYKGKPVKALTQGLSSKGGRNNYGRVTARFQGGGHKRTYRMIDFKRRKFGVEGTVERLEYDPNRSAFIALINYADGELAYILAPQRLAVGDKVLAADSAIDVKPGNAMPLQNIPVGSIVHNVEMKPGKGGQIARSAGTYVQLVGRDQGMAILRLNSGEQRLVPGSCLASIGAVSNPDHSNTNDGKAGRTRWRGKRPHVRGVVMNPIDHPHGGGEGRTSGGRHPVSPWGKPTKGKRTRSNKSTDKFIMRSRHQKKK
- the rpsC gene encoding 30S ribosomal protein S3; translation: MGQKINPIGFRLGINRTWDSRWFADNHEYGKLLHEDLKIRSFIQKELKQAGVSKVVIERPHKKCRVTIHSARPGLIIGKKGADIEKLRSKLATMTESEMHLNIVEVRKPETDATLVAQSIAQQLERRIAFRRAMKRSVQSAMRLGAEGIRIVCSGRLGGAEIARTEWYREGRVPLHTLRADIDYGTAEAETAYGICGIKVWVFKGEILEHDPMASERRATEGDNKGNSGNNRRRENA
- the rpsS gene encoding 30S ribosomal protein S19, with protein sequence MARSVWKGPFVDGYLLKKAEKVREGGRHEVIKIWSRRSTIMPQFVGLTFGVYNGSKHIPVSVSEEMVGHKFGEFAPTRTYYGHGADKKAKRK
- the rplV gene encoding 50S ribosomal protein L22, whose translation is MGKAKAARRLKENEAQAVTRTIRVSPQKLNLVAAMIRGKKVDRALADLEFSQKRVSETVRKTLESAIANAENNHDLDVDQLIVAEAYVGKSIVAKRFMVRGRGRASRILKPFSHLTIVVREVEEEAA
- the rplX gene encoding 50S ribosomal protein L24; this translates as MQRIKKGDKVVVIAGKDKGRTGEVVQVFPKEDRAVVSGINVVRRHQRQTQTTEAGIITKEAPVHLSNLAIADPKDGKPTRVGFKVEGEKKVRYAKRSGEVIDG